Below is a window of Culturomica massiliensis DNA.
ATCTTTGTTTGGAATTTCAGATAAAGATTTGAAAATTTGAAGATTCAAAAGCGGAAACTCTGAGAACAAAGAAAAAGAGAGACATTTTACAAAAACGAAATATGAAAATAGTTATATTGACCGGTGCCGGAATGAGTGCCGAAAGCGGAATCAAAACATTCCGGGACAGCGATGGATTATGGGAAAATTATCGGATCGAAGATGTCTGTACTCCCGAAGCTTTGGAACGCAACCCGGAACTCGTCAATAATTTTTACAACGAAAGACGCAAGCAACTTTATAAAGCCCAGCCCAATGCCGGACATATCGGACTGGCAGAGCTAGATCATTATTTCAATGTGCAGATCATCACCCAAAACATTGATGACTTACATGAACGGGCAGGCAGCAAACATGTGTTGCACCTGCATGGCGAACTGAAAAAAGTAAGAAGCAGTAAAAACCCCAGTCTGATATATGACCTGGAAGACTGGGAACTAAAACCGGGAACCCGTTGTGAAGACGGATCGTTACTACGTCCTCATGTCGTATTTTTCGGAGAAGCAGTCCCCAATATAGAGCCGGCTACAGAACTTGTCCGCCAGGCCGACATTTTTGTCGTTATCGGAACCTCCTTAGCCGTATATCCTGCAGCCAGCCTGCTCAGCTATGCC
It encodes the following:
- a CDS encoding SIR2 family NAD-dependent protein deacylase, with protein sequence MKIVILTGAGMSAESGIKTFRDSDGLWENYRIEDVCTPEALERNPELVNNFYNERRKQLYKAQPNAGHIGLAELDHYFNVQIITQNIDDLHERAGSKHVLHLHGELKKVRSSKNPSLIYDLEDWELKPGTRCEDGSLLRPHVVFFGEAVPNIEPATELVRQADIFVVIGTSLAVYPAASLLSYAPDGIPVFVIDPKIPQQARQWGFHLIEKGASAGVEELKKILLTSNRH